CCTTGGGGTACTATAACTCTTTAGCTATTGAAATGGTGGCTGTACTCTTTATGTTCCTTGGTGCGGTAAACTTTAGTTTGCACTACATGTTCCTGACAACAAGCGGACGTGTGGTTTATGCCCGTGATGCTGAGTTTAAGATGTTCGTTGTACTTGTTGCTGGGGCCGTGATTGTACTGAGCCTCATGCTGACACTCCTTGATGTCTATGAACTTACAGAATCTATCCGTTACTCACTGTTTAACGTCATGGCCGTAATTACCACAACAGGTTACGCGACAGCAGATTACAACGCTTGGCCAGTGCTAGCACCTATGACGATGCTTGTCCTGATGTTCTGGGGTGGGTGCTCTGGTTCTACATCTGGTGGTATGAAGATTCTGCGTATTATGATGATTGTAAAGCAAAGTCAAACAGAGCTGATGCGTCTATTGCACCCAAGTGGGGTTGTGCGCGCTAAAATTGGTAACCGTACCATTTCAAGCGATGTGATGCAGGCAGTATGGGCCTTTGCAGGTTTATACCTTGTTACGTTTATTATCATTTCTATTATTATGGCAGCCTTTGGGCTAGACCTTGAAACAGCCTTTAGTGCCGCTGGGGCAACCCTAACAGGCCTTGGCCCTGGTCTGGGTGAAGTGGGGCCTGCCAGTAACTACGCAGGGCTACCACAAGCTGCTAAAGTGGTCCTCTGTTTCTCTATGCTTCTTGGGCGTTTAGAACTGCTTACTCTTCTTGTGCTCCTTATGCCTGCATTCTGGCGTAAATAAAGTTGTGGTCTAGTGTGTTATTTTTTTCACAGGGGAAACACTTTTGTAAGGAGATATAAGGGGTAAGGCTTGAGTGAGGGCGTGTTGTTGTTTACGATAAACCATCTCGCAAAAAGTCGGGGTCAATAATAAAGACAAAGAAAGTGTGCCGCAAATGGCTAAAAAGGACGATAAGACAAATAATGTCCAGGACGTGTTTCTGAACCATCTTAGAAAAACACGTCAACCTTGTACGGTGTTTCTAACAAACGGTGTTAAGCTTCAAGGCAAAGTAACATGGTTTGATAACTTCTGCGTAACGCTCACACGCGATGGTATTACTCAGCTTGTTTACAAGCATGCCATTTCTACTGTGATGCCTGCAGATGCGTTCCAAATGCATGACATCCTCGATATCGATAACGTTGGTAACGAAGCTTAAGCGTGGACGAACAACATTTTACTGGCACAAACTGTTATGTGCTACACGTAGAATCTCCTCCTCTAGGGGGGGAGGATAAACTACCTTCTTTACGTTCCTCTGAAGATAAACTCGCAGAGGCCATCAATCTGACTGAAGCTCTTAACCTAGAGGTTGTTGGCTCTTCTTCTGTTACGCTCAAGCGTATTAACCCTAAATCCTATGTAGGTGGCGGTAAAATAGAAGAGGTGGCTGAGTTCTGCCATGAGAATGGCGTAGATATTGTTGTGGTGAATACCCAGCTGTCTCCCTCTCAGCAGCGTAACCTAGAGCTTATGATGGAACTGAAGGTGGTTGATAGAACGCACCTTATTCTTGAAATTTTTGCGGATCGCGCCCGTACCAAAGCTGGTCGACTGCAGGTTGAACTTGCACACTGCATGTTCCAACAGAGTAGACTTGTTCGTACATGGACCCACCTTGAGCGTCAACGTGGTGGCCTTGGTAAAACAGGTGGACCTGGTGAGCGTCAGATTGAGCTTGATAGACGTATGATTCAAGAACGTATTATCAATATTAAAAAGCAGTTGGTAAGTGTTGAGAAGGAAAGGGAGCTTCATCGTAAGACCCGTAAGAAATCTCGCATTCCTGTGGTTGCACTCGTAGGTTATACCAACGCTGGTAAATCAACGCTCTTTAATGCACTTGTGGGTGATGAAGCCGAAGCCAAAGACATGCTCTTTGCAACGCTAGATCCACTCATGCGTCGTTTCTTACTTCCAAATAATGAGCCGATTATTCTGTCTGACACTGTAGGGTTTGTGAGCGACCTTCCTCACCAACTTGTTGATGCCTTTGCAGCAACGCTAGAAGAAGTGGCTGGCGCAGATCTTCTACTCATTGTCCATGATGCCAGCAGCCCTGATGCTGACGCACAATACCAAGACGTCTGTGAAGTTCTCAAGAACATTAAGGCAGATAAGGTACCAATGCTCCATGTAGGGAACAAAATGGATATGGTTGAGGGTGGCTTTAACTTCCACCTGCCAAAAGGTACACTTCCAACATCAGCAATCTCTGGTGAAGGTGTAGAAGAGCTTGTACAAAAGATGACTGAAAACCTATTCGGTGAAGAGAAAACCTTTGTGTTTGATGTTCATGCGTCAGAAGGAAAATGGATGGCATGGCTCCATGCTCATGGTGATGTATTGAGTAGTAGTCTAAACGAAGATATCTGGCATATTGAGGTGACGCTAAACAGCGCAACGGCAACCATTCTTCAAGAAGAAGCCCCTCATATTTACGAGACACGACAAAACATGAAAAAGCCTGCTTAAACGCAGGCTTTTCTTTGATCGATTACTTGCCAATGGCCAGTTTAATATCATGCTTTTCCGCAACAGTTTTAGCCATAAAAACATACAAGCCAAGAACCAGCAGTAGCAAAATGCTACCAGTCATTGCAGAGAAAGCAAGAACAGCACCAGCGCCAATGCCACATTGAATCAGCTTCAACGTGCCGACAGATTGATACATCGGCAGATAGCCTGTTTGCTTCACTTCTTTTGCGGCTTTGAATTCAAAGTAGACGGCTGCAACATAAGCAGCAAACACTAAAATAAGTGCAAAACCAGACAAAGCCATTGCCACAACAGTTGTTGCGCCGACAAGTTGGTACTTTTCCTGAGTTGTCAAAATACGTTGAGTCATAGGAGATCTCCATAGAAAACGGAAGACAAAGTTGGATTGCTTTTGTTCTATCTGAAAGAGTGGGACTGGTCAATCGGAATAAGAAAAAGCCCGCTTATGCAGCAGGCTTTTCCAGTATCGTTTACGTGAGTTTTTGATGATAACGCTCAAAGTAGCTGAGCTCTTTGGTGGTGACCAATGGGAAGGTATAAGGGCTTTTGCCCACACAAAGCGCTTGCCCTGCAAGAACAGAGCAAGGGCCGGCTTGCCCATCAAACATAAGCATGCCACCCTGTGCGCCAGCTGCATTCAAACTCATCCGAATTTCAAAATGATCCGGCAAAACATGAGGCCGAACAGCACGAGACTGCGCACAAACTGGTGTCATGATCATAGCTTTGAGAGATGGGTGCATCACAGCACCAGCCGCAGAGCGGCTATACCCTGTAGAGCCTGTGGGGCTCGCAAAGATCATTCCGTCACCACGGTAGTCTTGTAAGACAAGCTCACCTTCCACATAAATATCAAAATCCAGAGGGCGCTCATGCGGATGACGGTTCACAGCCACCTCATTCACAAAGGCAAACTGTGTTTCACCAACAGTCGCAAGAAAGTATGGACGGTGCTCAACATTATATTGACCTTCCAGGACTTGCTGGAGGGTAATGTAAGCATACTTCGGCGAGGTATCGGTCAAAAAACCAATGGTGCCAAAGTCAATCCCAATCATAGGGATATCTAACCCCATAAGAGGTGTTGCAGCATGTAGAAATGTGCCATCACCACCCATAATCACAGCAAGGCTGTTGGAGGGTAGATCTTTTACATCCATGCGCGGGAAAGGTACCACAGGCATCAGACTTTCATCTGGCCCACACAGTACAACTGATACGCCAAACTTTTTGGCCAGCTCATTGAGTTCATCAAAAACAGGATAAGAGAAATCCATCTTCGGATGAACAAATAGAGCAAGTGTTTTAAACACACTCATAGGTGCCTCCATAACAAAAGGGATAAGAAGTCAGAGATGACCTATTATGTATACAGAGAGGTATTTTTTGTCAAGATTTCTTAACGATACGGTACTTACTCTTCAGTGGAATCGCAATAGCAACAAGCATAAAGCAAAGGTGCGCCACAGCAAACCCTGCCACAAGTGCTACATCTGGGTAGTACGGCTTTAGAGCAAAGAAAGCTGCAAAGTAAAACAGGACAATCAAGCACTGTAGAACAAAGAACAACTGCGTGCGTCCAATATAAATGTAGAAGAAACGCAGGAAGTCACCCACCAGAAAGATTGGTAGCGTTGCACACAGGATGTAGAAGTTCGTATCACGCAGCTCAATACCAAAGAGTTGCATATCAAACTGAGCAACCCCAATCACAAATACAGCAGCGACTAGACCCAGCGCATAAAACAGCGGAGGCACAGCCATAATACGCATATCAAAGTCTTTCGGCTTTTTCGGGTTCTTACGCTTTACACGTGTGAGCACATATTGGCTTACCGGCGTAGACATCATTTGGCTTGCCTGAACAAGCATCATTGAAATTGTAAGTTTTGCAATGGCTGTCCCAGGCATCAAAATTGGCGCCATAAGAATAGGGGCACGCATCAGGAAACTAGATAGCAAGAAGCTGAGCCCTGCAAAGAATACACTTCTAAACTGTTCGTAGAGGTCTCTCATATTGAAGTTAAACTCAATCGGCTTAATACGGTGAAAGATATACGCTGAGATCGCCAGACGAATGAGCGTCGGTGCCGACATCGCCAGTGCAATATGGTTCAGCGTCTTCACTTCGTAGATCGTCATAACAAGTAGTACTGAAAGCATCGTAATAAAGGCCTCAGCGACACGTAGAGACGTTTCAACAAGCTCATACTGTCTACCACGCAACATATGCATGAAAGGATCTGCAAGAGACGGGTTAGAGGCAAACAGAGCCAGTGCCAGACCAAAGCCAAATAGCTCTGGACTTAAATTCCCTGCAATGTGGGTAAAGAGAATAAAGGAAATAAAACATGTGATTCCAAAAATCACACGGTACCCAAGCACCGTTGCTACTTTTTTCCTATTCGTGAAGTACTCATCATCACTTGCATGAATGGTTAGCGTTGTGTGCAGACCAAAGTCACTCACTGAGTTAAAGAAGATCGCAACCGAATAGAAGTAGAAAAATGTATTAATCGCAGGAACGCCCGCAAGGTAGTGGCTAATCATCGCAACCGTTACAAAACGAAGAACCGTCATCAGTGCATTATTAGAAAGCACCAAAAAGACACGCTTCAAATGGTGTGCAGGAAGGAGGAGTTTGCCACTACGTCTGATCATGCGGGGTTACCTTTAAAAGCCTTCTCTATGAGGGGCAATGAGAATTTCAACGCGGCGGTTTTGTGCGCGGCCTTCTTGTGTATCGTTGCTGGCAACAGGGAGACGCTCACCCATACCACGCACAACAAGACGGCTGCCTAGTACACCGTCGCCCATCATGATGTCGCTTACGGCTTGCGCACGGCGGAATGATAGGGCTTCGTTGTAATCTTCAGAGCCAACGCTATCTGTATGACCAATCACATCAACGTATGTGCTTGGGTAACCGTTAAGTACATCAGAGATGTTACGAATGACACCGTAAAAATCTGGCTTCACTTGCGCTTTGTTAAAGTCAAACGTAATGCTGTTTGGCATGTTCAGAAGAATGTTGTCGCCTTGGCGTTCAACTTCTACACCTGTGCCTTGTAGGCGCTGGTTAAGGAGCGCTTCTTGTTGCTCCATGTAGTTCCCGACAACACCACCAGCAAGAGCACCAATACCTGCACCGATAAGGGCGTTCTTACGCTTGTTATCAGCGTTATCAGCACTAATAGAACCTGCAAGGCCACCTAGAGCTGCACCAAGTACCGCACCAATCACAGCGCTGTTGTTTTCATTTGGTTGACCATTCGGGTGTGTACCAGTTGTTGTACATCCCACAAGAAGGGCGCTAAGCGCCAGAGAAATATAAGGTTTCATATGCATGCTCTAAATTGTTTAAACTAAGGCTAGTCTTGTGATGATGGAGGGATTTGTCAACCCCTTTAAAAGGGTGTAGAATTCAATTTCTTAAATAAGGAAAATAAATCATGAAAGACCCTTTCATATTGCACACCCCGCAGGGGGAACTCGTGCCTGCGTTTTTTGATAGCCCACACAGTGGCAAAAATTATCCCGACACATTTAAACACCGCGTTTCAAGAAGTATCCTACGCACTCTAGAAGATATGTACGTAGACGAACTCTTTAACGCTGCACCATCACTTGGTGCCCCAATGCTGGAATCTCTCTTTCCGCGTAACTTTATTGATACAAACCGTAGGCTGAGTGACCTTGACCCAAGCATGGTTGAAAATGGCTGGTGCTACGTCCCAACAGAAGAGAGCCGTTACGCGCGTACAGGTAAAGGCCTTATTTGGAAAGAAGCCTACACACACGGCGCCATTTATCATGATCTTCTCACCAAGGAAGACGTCACAGATCGTATTGACAACTACTACAAGCCATACCACAGCGCCCTAAGAAGCCAAATTGATGAGCTTCATGGCCAGTTTGGTGTGGTTTACCATGTGAACTGTCATTCTATGCCTGGCATTAGCTCTGGCGGCGAATTAGACGAGAAGGGTACAAAACGCCCTGATATCGTAGTGAGCGACCGCTTCGGTACAACCTGTGATCCAAACTTTACCAAGCTGATTGCCCACGCTTTTGAAGAGCATGGCCTAACAGTGAAAGTGAATGACCCATACCAAGGTGGTGAAATTGTAGCAGGCTACGGACAACCTGATCGCGGCGTACATAGTGTACAGATTGAGCTGAACCGCGACCTGTATATGGATCCCAATACGTTAGAGAAAACAGATGGCTTTGATACGCTTCATGTCATTGTGAGCGATGTCAGCCGTCAAATCTGTGAGTATGCTAAGGCAAATATCCCAGTAAAAACACTGCCAAAGGGCTTGAAGGAACGAAGGAAGGTTGCTATATAGCTATTATTCCTAACTTTCTTCTCGTTTAACTGGAGGTCTTTATGACTGAAGAACAACTGAAGGCACGTATTGCTGAACTTGAAGCCAAGGTCGATGCGTTGGAAAATCCCGAGTGGCCCAAAGCAGCTCCGGGCTGTGGTGCGCTGTTTTATTACATCACTGATGATGATGAAGCTTTTGTACTGCTGTCTCGCCGTGGTACTGAACATGGTGAAGGCTATGGTATCACAGGTGGCGGTTTCTACAGTGTAAAGAAAGCCACGCCTTACAGTCTTGGTAGTCCTGTGTTGACTCATGAGCTGGAATGTTTCCGTGAGCTTTGTGAAGAGTTTCGAGACCCAGGCCAAAACGAGGATGAGAGCGATACTCTTGAGCAAGTTATGGCCAAGGCAACAGCTTTTACATCACTTGTTCCGAAAAAGCGGTTTACTGAACATGCTGAGCGCCTGTGCGGATTCGTTGTTCAAACGCCCAATGACCCGCACAACCAATACCATGATTGTAACTTCTTTGCCTTTCAGGTAACAGAGAAGGTGGCTATGCAGCTTATGGCTATCCCTGCAAATGCAGAACGGCCTGAAACGGTTGCTGTTCCCATTGAAGAAGAAGCTCTCGTTGACGTTACCTGCGCCTTGTTTCATAAACATGAAGCTGTTCCGATTGTTCAGCTTCTTCAATATGTTGAAGAAAAAATGGCTGATGATCACGTCTGAGTTAATCGATGAAAAGCCCCGCTACACATGCGGGGCTTTTTGTTTTATAATAGATCTTATGAAAGAGAATCCGTCCATTTTAGAAGAGCTCAGAGATCTAATTCAAGAGGTTGATAACTGCCTTGCTGATGAAGACTTTGAAACCGCTTGGGCCTTTGTGGAGCAGTTTATTCTTCTAGAACATGATGGAAGCTTTAGCGCACAGAGCGAAGTGCTAGACACTAAAATTTGGGATGTGAACGCTCCAACAGTTATGCTTGATTCTAAAAAGGTCATTCACCGTTCTCGAATGAAAGCTTATACCGATCCTGATTTTGGTAAAGGCGCAGTCATGCCGCTACTTCCGAATACAGGCCTGCGCTTAAAGGATCAACCTTACGCTGTTCTTTGTTACCTTGATATTGGCGGCTGCCTCACACTCAGAAGAGAGAAGGGCGCGCTCTTTGCGGCAAGCCACAGTTCTCCAGATACGCTTAAAGGCGGTGCTGACTTTACTATTTCAGTTGGTGTGGCTCTTTCAGAAAACCATCATGGTCGGCTTCTTGGCCTTCCAGCAGAACCCTTCATGATTATGGCAACCTCTAAATGGATCGCTGCCATTCCAGCAGAAAAAGACGGCTTTGTTCTCAAGACATTTGAGGGCGGACAACTGATTGAATATTAAATTCTTTTTAAAAATTAATGTATACATTGGCCCTGCTATTTTCCTCAGCTAAAAACGACGTCTACGTGTAAATACGAGTAATCTTTGTTATCTAACTTTTTCTGAAACCTTGCTTTGAAAAGGAGATCCCTATGGGACCCAGTTTTGGCGCCGTTCGTAACGGTGATAAAGTCATCTTCAATGCCAGCTATATGGCTTCTGCAACCAACTACAGTTTTGAAATCGGTCCTTGCATGTTGGAAATTCCAACCAAGCCCGGTGAAGTGCTGCTGGACGTTGCCATCAAAGGCGCAGGTCAAGTTGGCGGCTGTGCGATGACGCAGATCAATGGTCAATTTGAAATTGATGACCCGAACGGTGAAATCAAAACCGTAAAATTCCAGTTCAATGGGAATTGGATGTCTGTTGACGTTGTCACCCGCTGTGGCAACTAAGCCCTCTTTGTGAAGGAGGGATCTTATGACAACCCCAATGATGGACCGCTTTATTGCGGTTCGCCATGGTGACACGATTACCTTCAAAGGTATGATGTGGGCACCCACACCTGGTTACGCACTGGCGATTGAGCCTGCCAACCACGACAACCTACTGCCGCAAACCACATACCCGCTGCAAGTTTCCCTTGAGGGGAACAGTGGTGGACTGATGGAGGCGCAGGTCATGACACCGACAGAAGGTGAGTATCAAATCCACGACCCTTCGGGACTCATTACCAAAATCCGTGTGTATAGCCGCGACAACCGCAGCTATGACGAGATTGCTGTCACTGTCAGCGAAACCAACTAACTCGAATAAGAAGCCCCGCAACATGCGGGGTTTTTCTTATTGGCTGGTATCCCAGTGAAGTTTTGTTCTGAGGAGATCAAAATAACTCATACGGTTACTGTGAATAATCTTCATAGTGTGCGGGCTCTTCTCAATGCACACGCTTTCCGCTTCTTTCAGTTCCATAGAGGTTTGTCCATCTAGGCTCAGTAGGGCTTCTGGTGTTTTAAGAGTCAGCTTAACAGGCACATTTGCAGGCAGCACGACAGGCCTAAAAGTCAGTGTATGTGGGCTAATTGGCGTAAGAAGTAGGGCATCCACACTCGGATGCACAATCGGGCCACCAGTAGAAAGGTTATACGCTGTAGAGCCTGTTGGCGTTGCAATAATAATCCCATCTGCACGGCGCTCTGTTACGTGCTCACTATCAACCTTCACATCAATCGAGACCATTTTATGTTCAGATTTACGGTTCAGAACCGCATCATTTACAAATGGCAGAACCGTATCACCAATACGCGCTGTAAAGTAAGGGCGGTTATCAATCTTAAATTCGCCAGCAAGTACGTTACAGATTTTTTTATAGGTATGCTCAGCGGGTACATCTGTTAAAAAGCCAAGGTGACCAAGGTTAATACCAAGAATTGGAATGTTCTTACCATAGAGTAGGCGGCTTGCATTTAGGAAGGTGCCATCACCACCAAGTACAATCGCCAAGGTTTCATGATCTTTAAGATGAGCCGTCTCTTTACGTGGGAAAGGTGGGTCCATCATCACTTCCACCTCAGGTGCGCACACCACAACCTCTAGCTCTTTTTCAGTAGCACATGTTTTGATCT
The sequence above is drawn from the Pseudomonadota bacterium genome and encodes:
- a CDS encoding TrkH family potassium uptake protein, with amino-acid sequence MHYRMIFYVLGVFVCGFGALMSIPAFVALFFQEGMAAKIFLEVSFATMVSGGAAIIMMRGTSKAMNHKDAFLLTFLTWSILSVIGSLPLYFTGAAPTFVDGLFESVAGITTTGASVLSGLDQMDHGVLLWRSMLQWIGGMGIIVLAVAVLPFLGIGGMQLYRSEMPGVTKDKLQPRIKETAKLLWIVYLVLTILCAAAYSVAGMHTFDAVAHAFTTVATGGFSTHDASLGYYNSLAIEMVAVLFMFLGAVNFSLHYMFLTTSGRVVYARDAEFKMFVVLVAGAVIVLSLMLTLLDVYELTESIRYSLFNVMAVITTTGYATADYNAWPVLAPMTMLVLMFWGGCSGSTSGGMKILRIMMIVKQSQTELMRLLHPSGVVRAKIGNRTISSDVMQAVWAFAGLYLVTFIIISIIMAAFGLDLETAFSAAGATLTGLGPGLGEVGPASNYAGLPQAAKVVLCFSMLLGRLELLTLLVLLMPAFWRK
- the hfq gene encoding RNA chaperone Hfq → MAKKDDKTNNVQDVFLNHLRKTRQPCTVFLTNGVKLQGKVTWFDNFCVTLTRDGITQLVYKHAISTVMPADAFQMHDILDIDNVGNEA
- the hflX gene encoding GTPase HflX; the encoded protein is MDEQHFTGTNCYVLHVESPPLGGEDKLPSLRSSEDKLAEAINLTEALNLEVVGSSSVTLKRINPKSYVGGGKIEEVAEFCHENGVDIVVVNTQLSPSQQRNLELMMELKVVDRTHLILEIFADRARTKAGRLQVELAHCMFQQSRLVRTWTHLERQRGGLGKTGGPGERQIELDRRMIQERIINIKKQLVSVEKERELHRKTRKKSRIPVVALVGYTNAGKSTLFNALVGDEAEAKDMLFATLDPLMRRFLLPNNEPIILSDTVGFVSDLPHQLVDAFAATLEEVAGADLLLIVHDASSPDADAQYQDVCEVLKNIKADKVPMLHVGNKMDMVEGGFNFHLPKGTLPTSAISGEGVEELVQKMTENLFGEEKTFVFDVHASEGKWMAWLHAHGDVLSSSLNEDIWHIEVTLNSATATILQEEAPHIYETRQNMKKPA
- a CDS encoding NAD(+)/NADH kinase — translated: MSVFKTLALFVHPKMDFSYPVFDELNELAKKFGVSVVLCGPDESLMPVVPFPRMDVKDLPSNSLAVIMGGDGTFLHAATPLMGLDIPMIGIDFGTIGFLTDTSPKYAYITLQQVLEGQYNVEHRPYFLATVGETQFAFVNEVAVNRHPHERPLDFDIYVEGELVLQDYRGDGMIFASPTGSTGYSRSAAGAVMHPSLKAMIMTPVCAQSRAVRPHVLPDHFEIRMSLNAAGAQGGMLMFDGQAGPCSVLAGQALCVGKSPYTFPLVTTKELSYFERYHQKLT
- a CDS encoding OmpA family protein; protein product: MKPYISLALSALLVGCTTTGTHPNGQPNENNSAVIGAVLGAALGGLAGSISADNADNKRKNALIGAGIGALAGGVVGNYMEQQEALLNQRLQGTGVEVERQGDNILLNMPNSITFDFNKAQVKPDFYGVIRNISDVLNGYPSTYVDVIGHTDSVGSEDYNEALSFRRAQAVSDIMMGDGVLGSRLVVRGMGERLPVASNDTQEGRAQNRRVEILIAPHREGF
- a CDS encoding N-formylglutamate amidohydrolase — encoded protein: MPAFFDSPHSGKNYPDTFKHRVSRSILRTLEDMYVDELFNAAPSLGAPMLESLFPRNFIDTNRRLSDLDPSMVENGWCYVPTEESRYARTGKGLIWKEAYTHGAIYHDLLTKEDVTDRIDNYYKPYHSALRSQIDELHGQFGVVYHVNCHSMPGISSGGELDEKGTKRPDIVVSDRFGTTCDPNFTKLIAHAFEEHGLTVKVNDPYQGGEIVAGYGQPDRGVHSVQIELNRDLYMDPNTLEKTDGFDTLHVIVSDVSRQICEYAKANIPVKTLPKGLKERRKVAI
- a CDS encoding NAD(+)/NADH kinase, translated to MSQFKTLALFIKPGTSLMHAVFEEIKTCATEKELEVVVCAPEVEVMMDPPFPRKETAHLKDHETLAIVLGGDGTFLNASRLLYGKNIPILGINLGHLGFLTDVPAEHTYKKICNVLAGEFKIDNRPYFTARIGDTVLPFVNDAVLNRKSEHKMVSIDVKVDSEHVTERRADGIIIATPTGSTAYNLSTGGPIVHPSVDALLLTPISPHTLTFRPVVLPANVPVKLTLKTPEALLSLDGQTSMELKEAESVCIEKSPHTMKIIHSNRMSYFDLLRTKLHWDTSQ